A window from Drosophila kikkawai strain 14028-0561.14 chromosome 2L, DkikHiC1v2, whole genome shotgun sequence encodes these proteins:
- the LOC108077199 gene encoding uncharacterized protein: MFQKRIIELITVLVYWMLLTPYIYKFCKDRDIVKFSADHLISSMGDHCTFALCLMIGYVVFYRVVIFIYMKLKECDIRMWDDLKHAKDDPEAHFGKKSHYKPVSLENVDVVDSPPGKLRKTKSVDSMKKKAGKHSASPPPMIRTISNPLLIESDLARIHIKHETRPLESATLPRHQQLAQVHPSPNPSLRSAPPVPVMAKSATLPNHYSHGVIMSPKVLMPRPEEV; this comes from the coding sequence ATGTTTCAAAAAAGGATTATCGAACTGATCACGGTTCTCGTGTACTGGATGCTTCTCACTCCGTACATCTACAAATTCTGCAAAGATCGTGATATTGTGAAATTTAGTGCAGACCATCTCATCAGCTCCATGGGCGATCACTGCACCTTTGCCCTGTGTCTGATGATTGGATACGTGGTCTTCTATCGGGTTGTAATCTTCATCTACATGAAGCTCAAGGAGTGCGACATTCGGATGTGGGACGACCTCAAACATGCCAAGGATGACCCAGAGGCACACTTTGGCAAGAAGTCACACTACAAGCCTGTTTCCCTGGAGAATGTCGATGTGGTGGACTCGCCACCCGGAAAGTTGAGAAAGACCAAGAGTGTGGACTCTATGAAGAAGAAGGCGGGAAAACATTCTGCCTCGCCACCGCCCATGATCCGGACCATCAGCAATCCGCTGCTCATCGAGAGCGACCTGGCGCGCATACACATCAAGCACGAGACGCGGCCCTTGGAGAGTGCCACCTTACCCAGACACCAGCAGCTGGCCCAGGTCCATCCCAGTCCCAATCCCAGCCTGAGAAGTGCACCACCCGTGCCAGTTATGGCGAAGAGCGCCACTCTGCCGAACCACTACAGCCACGGCGTGATCATGTCACCCAAGGTTCTGATGCCCAGACCTGAAGAAGTGTAG